A stretch of the uncultured Trichococcus sp. genome encodes the following:
- a CDS encoding XRE family transcriptional regulator, giving the protein MESETMRELIKKLLDSDVSAYRIGKEADIATAIILNLRNGKRDVDNISLATAEKMAAYQQKLEKS; this is encoded by the coding sequence ATGGAAAGCGAAACAATGCGGGAATTGATCAAAAAACTTTTGGATAGCGATGTCAGCGCGTACCGAATCGGTAAAGAAGCCGACATAGCGACAGCCATCATCTTGAATCTCAGAAACGGCAAACGTGATGTTGACAACATTTCTCTTGCTACAGCCGAAAAAATGGCAGCTTATCAGCAAAAGCTAGAAAAATCATGA